The Micromonospora sp. WMMD961 genome has a segment encoding these proteins:
- a CDS encoding Lrp/AsnC ligand binding domain-containing protein: MVQAYILIQTEVGRARDVAGLIADIAGVVRVDAVTGPYDVVVLTEANTVDELGKLIVSKVQMVPGITRTLTCSVVRL, from the coding sequence GTGGTACAGGCGTACATCCTCATCCAGACCGAGGTCGGCCGCGCACGCGACGTGGCGGGTCTCATCGCGGACATTGCCGGCGTCGTGCGCGTCGACGCCGTCACCGGGCCGTACGACGTGGTCGTTCTCACCGAGGCGAACACCGTCGACGAGCTCGGCAAACTCATCGTCAGCAAGGTGCAGATGGTGCCCGGCATCACCCGCACCCTCACGTGTTCGGTGGTGCGGCTGTAA
- the rsmD gene encoding 16S rRNA (guanine(966)-N(2))-methyltransferase RsmD: MTRIVAGTLGGRRIAAPPGAGTRPTSDRVREALFSAVEAEVDLDGARFADLYAGSGAVGLEALSRGARHVLLVESDQRAARVIRENVATLGVGSAARLVAGKVATVLATGPEGGPYDVVFADPPYAVPDEEITALLAALVGGDWLAPDALVVVERSSRTRQFDWVDGITSDRSRRYGETTLWYGRRS; encoded by the coding sequence GTGACCCGGATCGTGGCCGGCACACTCGGTGGCCGGCGGATCGCCGCGCCTCCCGGTGCTGGCACCAGGCCCACGTCCGACCGGGTTCGGGAGGCGCTGTTCAGCGCCGTCGAGGCCGAGGTCGACCTCGACGGTGCCCGCTTCGCCGACCTGTACGCCGGTTCCGGCGCGGTCGGGCTGGAGGCGCTCTCCCGAGGTGCCCGGCACGTGCTGCTCGTCGAGTCCGACCAACGGGCGGCCCGCGTGATCCGGGAGAACGTCGCGACCCTGGGCGTCGGCTCGGCTGCCCGACTGGTCGCCGGCAAGGTGGCGACGGTGCTGGCCACGGGCCCGGAGGGCGGCCCGTACGACGTGGTCTTCGCCGACCCGCCCTACGCGGTGCCGGACGAGGAGATCACCGCGCTGTTGGCCGCGCTCGTCGGCGGCGACTGGCTGGCACCCGACGCGCTGGTGGTGGTGGAGCGGTCCAGTCGCACCAGGCAGTTCGACTGGGTGGACGGGATCACCTCGGACCGTAGTCGCCGTTACGGCGAGACCACACTTTGGTACGGTCGCCGATCATGA
- a CDS encoding DAK2 domain-containing protein: protein MLDTLDAATVRRWCASGLAALKRHQGEIDQLNVYPVPDGDTGTNLVLTLTSAQQALAMDLDTLPDSGPTAHGHALRLMAQGALLGARGNSGVILSQILRGFADQVAVVPAVRGRELASALRSGTAAAYTAVARPVEGTLLTVVAAAATAAEQADSDDLPAVARAAARAAAEALARTPEQLPALARAGVVDAGGRGLCVLLDALVAVLTGETAARPAPTPRSARPAATVARETGSEEYAYEVQFLLDARAEAVAGLRRTLDALGDSLVVVGDGREPEGTWNVHVHVNDVGAAVEAGVTAGRPYRISVTRFADQPEPPPGPLATGRAAVVVATGGGIAELFAAEGATVVPGNPSTGELLDAVRSTGAARVVVLPNDANTEAVASAAAREAHRLGIKVSVVPTRSPVQALAALAVRDGDRRFEDDVIAMAEAAGACRYAEVCHASREALTVAGPCRPGDVLALVEGEVHLIGTDLTDTCSAVVDRMLGGGGEMVTLLAGLDAPAGLTDAVRAHVASRWPFVEVHAYPGGQPFYPLLVGIE, encoded by the coding sequence GTGCTGGACACCCTCGACGCCGCCACGGTCCGCCGGTGGTGCGCGAGCGGGTTGGCCGCGCTCAAGCGCCACCAGGGCGAGATCGACCAGCTCAACGTCTATCCGGTCCCCGACGGCGACACCGGCACCAACCTGGTGCTCACCCTCACCTCGGCCCAGCAGGCCCTCGCGATGGACCTGGACACTCTCCCCGACAGCGGGCCGACCGCACACGGGCACGCGCTGCGGCTGATGGCGCAGGGCGCGCTGCTCGGCGCGCGGGGCAACTCCGGGGTGATCCTCTCGCAGATCCTGCGCGGGTTCGCCGATCAGGTGGCCGTGGTGCCGGCGGTGCGCGGCCGGGAGTTGGCCTCCGCGCTGCGCTCCGGCACGGCGGCCGCGTACACCGCGGTCGCCCGTCCGGTCGAGGGCACCCTGCTCACGGTGGTCGCGGCGGCCGCCACCGCCGCCGAACAGGCGGACAGCGACGACCTGCCGGCGGTGGCCCGCGCGGCGGCCCGCGCCGCCGCCGAGGCGCTCGCTCGGACCCCGGAGCAACTGCCGGCGTTGGCCCGCGCGGGTGTCGTCGACGCCGGTGGCCGAGGGCTCTGCGTGCTGCTCGACGCTCTGGTCGCGGTGCTCACCGGCGAGACGGCGGCCCGGCCCGCGCCGACGCCGCGCTCCGCCCGCCCGGCGGCCACCGTCGCCCGGGAGACCGGGTCCGAGGAGTACGCGTACGAGGTGCAGTTCCTGCTCGACGCCCGGGCGGAGGCGGTCGCCGGGTTGCGGCGGACGCTCGACGCGTTGGGCGATTCCCTGGTCGTCGTCGGTGACGGGCGGGAGCCGGAGGGCACCTGGAACGTGCACGTGCACGTCAACGACGTGGGCGCGGCAGTCGAGGCGGGGGTGACCGCCGGTCGTCCGTACCGGATCTCGGTGACCCGCTTCGCCGACCAGCCGGAGCCACCCCCCGGCCCGCTGGCGACCGGCCGGGCGGCGGTGGTGGTCGCCACCGGGGGTGGCATCGCCGAACTGTTCGCCGCGGAGGGCGCGACGGTGGTGCCCGGCAACCCGTCCACCGGTGAGTTGCTGGACGCCGTCCGTAGCACCGGTGCGGCCCGGGTGGTGGTGTTGCCCAACGACGCCAACACGGAGGCGGTGGCCAGCGCGGCGGCCCGCGAGGCCCACCGACTCGGCATCAAGGTGAGCGTGGTGCCGACCCGATCGCCCGTGCAGGCGCTCGCCGCCCTCGCCGTCCGCGACGGCGACCGCCGCTTCGAGGACGACGTGATCGCGATGGCCGAGGCGGCCGGCGCCTGCCGCTACGCCGAGGTCTGTCACGCCAGCCGGGAGGCGCTGACCGTGGCCGGCCCGTGTCGGCCCGGCGACGTGCTGGCGCTGGTCGAGGGGGAGGTGCACCTGATCGGCACAGACCTCACCGACACCTGCTCCGCCGTGGTCGACCGGATGCTCGGCGGCGGTGGCGAGATGGTCACCCTGTTGGCCGGTCTGGACGCCCCGGCCGGGCTCACCGACGCCGTGCGCGCGCACGTCGCGAGTCGCTGGCCGTTCGTCGAGGTGCACGCGTACCCGGGGGGCCAGCCGTTTTATCCGCTCCTGGTAGGGATCGAATGA
- a CDS encoding cell wall anchor protein, with translation MIRPKLSLQRPLAILGAALIGLTGAVAVAGPASAHHTTITAVADCDRLTGERVITWTVENSERDKAVTLKKVTAEPSTEVTVPVEGSNAVPLKGSVIPKGGSVVAVQRVPGDTATAKLTVFGKWKKNGQEATNNGSINLAADSSCAPAPKCVDVDKAKYSHTFDGPKGTATVKLDGDLPLCGEGKQWFTLVSYFAPRPQFATPQYVYGTPDSNWIGGTQTEITLNVEIPDCHTQVDLIWGGKDQVIDELVDGGKRYDNKKLGSQGAPGNRSKGPQGWYNGGSKSCTTPASTFASNCDGSVAVSLSNDGKISKYAVEFEVKAENGFSKKVSVAAGKADTSVVVPAADAGKIEVLVDGKVVENGTYSWQRPEDCPLPAVTTKADCKDFALTVTNPEGGLPVKATFTYGDKNETRTVAAGKSETVTFPAGKAETALVALPDLDLEMEAVYTPEGNCGGGGAGGEEPGLPVTGAAAGGIAAGAIALLIAGAVLFVIARRRRVTFTA, from the coding sequence GTGATCCGTCCCAAGCTGTCGCTACAGCGACCGCTGGCCATCCTGGGAGCCGCCCTCATCGGCCTCACCGGGGCAGTCGCGGTGGCCGGCCCGGCCAGCGCGCACCACACCACGATCACCGCAGTAGCCGACTGTGACCGGCTCACCGGCGAGCGCGTGATCACGTGGACGGTGGAGAACAGCGAGCGCGACAAGGCCGTCACCCTCAAGAAGGTGACCGCGGAACCGTCGACCGAGGTCACCGTGCCGGTCGAGGGCTCCAACGCGGTCCCGCTGAAGGGCTCCGTCATCCCCAAGGGCGGCAGCGTCGTGGCCGTCCAGCGAGTGCCGGGCGACACCGCCACCGCCAAGCTCACCGTCTTCGGCAAGTGGAAGAAGAACGGTCAGGAAGCCACCAACAACGGCAGCATCAACCTGGCCGCCGACAGTTCCTGCGCGCCGGCTCCGAAGTGCGTCGACGTCGACAAGGCGAAGTACAGCCACACCTTCGACGGCCCGAAGGGCACCGCCACCGTCAAGCTCGACGGTGACCTGCCGCTCTGCGGCGAGGGCAAGCAGTGGTTCACGCTGGTGTCGTACTTCGCGCCCCGGCCGCAGTTCGCCACCCCGCAGTACGTCTACGGCACGCCGGACAGCAACTGGATCGGCGGCACCCAGACCGAGATCACGCTGAACGTGGAGATCCCGGACTGCCACACCCAGGTCGACCTGATCTGGGGCGGCAAGGACCAGGTCATCGACGAGCTGGTTGACGGCGGCAAGCGCTACGACAACAAGAAGCTCGGCTCCCAGGGCGCCCCGGGCAACCGGTCGAAGGGCCCGCAGGGCTGGTACAACGGCGGCAGCAAGAGCTGCACCACGCCGGCCTCGACCTTCGCGTCCAACTGCGACGGTTCGGTCGCCGTGTCGCTCAGCAACGACGGCAAGATCAGCAAGTACGCGGTCGAGTTCGAGGTGAAGGCCGAGAACGGCTTCTCCAAGAAGGTCTCCGTCGCCGCCGGTAAGGCCGACACCAGCGTCGTCGTGCCCGCCGCGGACGCCGGCAAGATCGAGGTGCTGGTCGACGGCAAGGTGGTCGAGAACGGGACGTACTCGTGGCAGCGCCCCGAGGACTGCCCGCTGCCGGCCGTCACCACCAAGGCCGACTGCAAGGACTTCGCCCTCACCGTGACCAACCCCGAGGGTGGCCTCCCGGTCAAGGCGACGTTCACCTACGGCGACAAGAACGAGACCCGTACGGTCGCGGCCGGCAAGTCGGAGACCGTGACCTTCCCGGCCGGCAAGGCCGAGACGGCGCTCGTCGCGCTGCCTGACCTCGACCTGGAGATGGAAGCGGTCTACACGCCGGAGGGCAACTGCGGCGGCGGTGGCGCCGGCGGCGAGGAGCCGGGCCTCCCGGTCACCGGTGCGGCGGCGGGCGGCATCGCCGCCGGCGCGATCGCGCTGCTGATCGCGGGCGCGGTGCTCTTCGTCATCGCTCGGCGTCGTCGGGTGACCTTCACCGCCTGA
- the rpmB gene encoding 50S ribosomal protein L28 has protein sequence MASVCDVCGKGPGFGHNVSHSHRRTNRRWNPNIQSVRTPAGGGNTKKLKVCTSCIKAGKVTRA, from the coding sequence GTGGCTAGCGTGTGCGACGTCTGTGGCAAGGGACCGGGCTTCGGCCACAACGTGTCCCACTCGCACCGGCGGACCAACCGCCGCTGGAACCCGAACATCCAGTCGGTGCGTACCCCGGCCGGTGGCGGCAACACCAAGAAGTTGAAGGTCTGCACCTCGTGCATCAAGGCCGGCAAGGTCACCCGCGCCTGA
- a CDS encoding GNAT family N-acetyltransferase produces the protein MSEIEIRAVRFDAPVAQQLIRAALADLGARYGGSGDDTPVDAAEFESPDGAFLVAYLAGEPVGCGGWRSHGPDTAELKRMYTAPAARGRGVARTVLAAVERSAREQGRKRVVLECGDKQPEAIAMYRSAGYERIPNFGFYKDAEGCVSFGRTL, from the coding sequence GTGAGTGAGATCGAGATCCGGGCGGTGCGGTTCGACGCGCCGGTGGCACAGCAGTTGATCCGAGCCGCACTGGCCGACCTCGGTGCCCGCTACGGCGGCTCCGGCGACGACACCCCGGTGGACGCGGCCGAGTTCGAGTCGCCCGACGGCGCGTTCCTGGTCGCCTACCTGGCCGGTGAGCCGGTCGGCTGCGGTGGCTGGCGCAGCCACGGCCCGGACACCGCAGAGCTGAAGCGGATGTACACGGCACCGGCGGCGCGAGGGCGGGGCGTGGCCCGCACGGTCCTGGCGGCCGTCGAGCGCTCGGCGCGCGAGCAGGGCCGCAAGCGGGTGGTCCTGGAGTGCGGAGACAAGCAGCCCGAGGCGATCGCCATGTACCGCTCCGCCGGATACGAGCGGATCCCGAACTTCGGCTTCTACAAGGACGCGGAGGGCTGCGTCTCCTTCGGCCGCACCCTCTGA
- a CDS encoding thiamine-phosphate kinase — protein MSGIGEFGLIEKITARLSNGPTTLVGPGDDAAVVTAPDGRVAASTDVLVDGRHFRRDWCSARDVGHKAAAANLADIAAMGATPTALLVALCMPADLETGWVEELADGLSAEAATVGASVVGGDMSSSPTLTVAVTALGDLQGRPPLLRSGARPGDVLALAGRTGYAAAGLTVLTRGFRTPRLLVEAYRRPQVPYPAGPQAAKLGATSMIDVSDGLLADLGHVSTASGVAIDVRRDAFEVPRQMADAAQALGVDPYTWILTGGEDHALAATFPPAVALPPDWRPIGVVTHGAGVTVDGAAYDGPTGWDHFR, from the coding sequence GTGTCCGGGATCGGGGAGTTCGGGCTGATCGAAAAGATCACCGCTCGACTGTCGAACGGGCCGACGACACTCGTCGGCCCAGGTGACGACGCGGCGGTGGTGACCGCGCCGGACGGTCGGGTGGCAGCCTCCACCGACGTGCTGGTCGACGGCCGACACTTCCGGCGGGACTGGTGCTCGGCCCGCGACGTCGGGCACAAGGCGGCGGCGGCCAACCTGGCGGACATCGCGGCGATGGGCGCGACGCCGACGGCCCTGCTGGTCGCCCTCTGCATGCCGGCGGACCTGGAGACCGGCTGGGTGGAGGAGTTGGCCGACGGCCTGTCCGCGGAGGCGGCGACGGTCGGCGCGAGCGTGGTCGGCGGGGACATGTCCTCCAGCCCCACGCTGACCGTGGCGGTCACCGCGCTGGGCGACCTGCAAGGGCGTCCACCGCTGCTGCGGTCCGGGGCCCGTCCGGGGGACGTGCTCGCCCTGGCCGGGCGCACCGGGTACGCGGCAGCCGGGTTGACCGTGCTCACCCGGGGCTTCCGGACCCCTCGGCTGCTGGTCGAGGCGTACCGCCGGCCACAGGTCCCCTATCCGGCTGGTCCGCAGGCCGCCAAGCTCGGCGCCACCTCGATGATCGACGTGTCGGACGGGCTGCTCGCCGACCTCGGGCACGTGTCGACGGCGAGCGGGGTGGCGATCGACGTCCGCCGGGACGCGTTCGAGGTGCCCCGGCAGATGGCCGACGCCGCGCAGGCGCTCGGCGTCGACCCGTACACCTGGATCCTGACCGGTGGCGAGGACCACGCGCTGGCCGCGACCTTTCCCCCGGCGGTGGCGTTGCCGCCGGACTGGCGGCCCATCGGCGTGGTCACGCACGGTGCCGGGGTGACGGTCGACGGCGCGGCCTACGACGGCCCGACCGGCTGGGACCACTTCCGGTAG
- the coaD gene encoding pantetheine-phosphate adenylyltransferase, with the protein MRRAVCPGSFDPVTNGHLDIIGRASRLFDEVIVGVLVNQSKSGLFTVEERIDMLREVTSSYGNVRVESFRGLLVDFCRAQQASVLIKGLRAVSDFDYELQMAQMNIGLAGVETLFMPTNPLYSFLSSSLVKDVAKWGGDISAHVPDPVRKALQARLGPRT; encoded by the coding sequence ATGAGACGTGCGGTGTGCCCCGGTTCGTTCGATCCGGTCACCAACGGACACCTCGACATCATCGGGCGGGCCAGCCGGCTCTTCGACGAGGTGATCGTCGGTGTGCTGGTGAACCAGTCGAAGAGTGGTCTGTTCACCGTCGAGGAGCGGATCGACATGCTCCGCGAGGTGACCTCGTCGTACGGGAACGTGCGGGTCGAGTCGTTCCGCGGGCTGCTGGTCGACTTCTGCCGGGCCCAGCAGGCGAGTGTGCTGATCAAGGGCCTGCGTGCGGTCAGCGACTTCGACTACGAGTTGCAGATGGCCCAGATGAACATCGGGCTGGCGGGTGTCGAGACGCTCTTCATGCCGACCAACCCGCTCTACTCGTTCCTCTCGTCGAGCCTGGTCAAGGACGTGGCCAAGTGGGGTGGCGACATCTCCGCCCATGTCCCCGACCCGGTCCGTAAGGCTCTCCAGGCCCGTCTCGGCCCCCGTACCTGA
- the recG gene encoding ATP-dependent DNA helicase RecG, with amino-acid sequence MSEPATVDTPLKKLVGDKTAKALAAHLDLHTAGDLVYHFPRRYDERGEHTDIRSLDVGEQVTVLAQVQRTTVRPMRQRRGNLLEVTVGDGSGGVLTLTFFGNQAWRERELRPGRWGLFAGKVTEFRGKRQLNGPEYVLLGEGGDGEAAVSDEIEEFAGALIPVYPAAAALPTWVIARCVRVVLDTFTPPDDPLPADVRASRKLVGLGTALKEIHRPSSKEALHRARRRLKWDEAFAVQLTLVQRKHRAADWPARPRPARQGGLLEAFDARLPYELTAGQRDVGVEIAEDLAAPHPMHRLLQGEVGSGKTVVALRAMLQVVDAGGQAALLAPTEVLAAQHHRGMLDLLGPLGRAGELGSADQATRVELVTGSLGAAARRRALGEVASGAAGIVLGTHALLYEGVDFADLGLVVVDEQHRFGVEQRDALRAKADQPPHVLVMTATPIPRTVAMTVYGDLEVSTLSQLPRGRSPIASHVVPAAEKPAYLDRAWRRLREEVSAGHQAYVVCPRIGDGPASEDEPPPDDDNGRRPPLAVTEVAPLLAEGPLHGLKIGVLHGRLPADEKDAVMRSFAAGDLDVLVATTVIEVGVDVPNATVMIVLDADRFGVSQLHQLRGRVGRGAAAGLCLLVSEAAEGSSARERLDAVASTSDGFKLAELDLEQRREGDVLGATQSGHRSHLRLLSLRRDAELIRDARAEAITLIEDDPELTRNPALAASVAALVDEDRAEYLEKG; translated from the coding sequence ATGAGCGAACCAGCCACCGTGGACACTCCGCTGAAGAAGCTGGTCGGGGACAAGACAGCCAAGGCGCTGGCCGCGCACCTCGACCTGCACACAGCGGGTGACCTGGTCTACCACTTCCCACGTCGCTACGACGAGCGCGGCGAGCACACCGACATCCGGTCGCTCGACGTCGGCGAGCAGGTCACCGTGCTGGCCCAGGTGCAGCGCACCACCGTGCGCCCGATGCGGCAGCGGCGGGGCAACCTGCTGGAGGTGACCGTCGGCGACGGCTCCGGCGGAGTGTTGACGCTGACGTTCTTCGGCAACCAGGCGTGGCGTGAGCGGGAGCTGCGTCCCGGTCGGTGGGGGCTGTTCGCCGGCAAGGTCACCGAGTTCCGGGGCAAACGACAGCTCAACGGCCCGGAGTACGTCCTGCTCGGCGAGGGTGGGGACGGCGAGGCGGCGGTGAGCGACGAGATCGAGGAGTTCGCCGGCGCGCTGATCCCCGTCTACCCAGCCGCCGCAGCCCTGCCGACCTGGGTGATCGCACGGTGCGTACGGGTCGTGCTGGACACGTTCACCCCGCCGGACGACCCGCTGCCCGCCGACGTGCGGGCCAGTCGCAAGCTGGTCGGGCTGGGCACCGCGCTGAAGGAGATCCACCGGCCGTCCAGCAAGGAGGCACTGCACCGGGCGCGGCGGCGGCTCAAGTGGGACGAGGCGTTCGCCGTCCAGTTGACCCTGGTGCAGCGCAAGCACCGGGCAGCCGACTGGCCGGCCCGACCCCGCCCGGCCCGCCAGGGTGGGCTGCTGGAGGCCTTCGACGCCCGTCTGCCGTACGAGCTGACGGCCGGCCAGCGTGACGTCGGCGTGGAGATCGCCGAGGATCTGGCCGCACCGCACCCGATGCACCGCCTGTTGCAGGGCGAGGTGGGCTCCGGCAAGACGGTGGTGGCGTTGCGGGCGATGCTCCAGGTGGTCGACGCGGGCGGCCAGGCCGCGCTGCTGGCGCCCACCGAGGTGCTGGCCGCCCAGCACCACCGCGGCATGCTCGACCTGCTCGGGCCGCTCGGCAGAGCCGGCGAACTGGGTTCGGCAGACCAGGCCACCCGGGTCGAGCTGGTCACCGGCTCGCTGGGCGCGGCGGCCCGACGGCGGGCGCTCGGCGAGGTCGCCAGCGGTGCCGCCGGCATCGTGCTCGGCACCCACGCCCTGCTCTACGAGGGGGTCGACTTCGCCGATCTCGGCCTGGTGGTCGTCGACGAGCAACACCGCTTCGGCGTGGAGCAACGCGACGCCCTGCGAGCCAAGGCCGACCAGCCGCCGCACGTGCTGGTGATGACGGCCACCCCGATCCCGCGCACGGTGGCGATGACCGTCTACGGCGACCTGGAGGTCTCCACTCTCTCCCAGTTGCCCCGGGGGCGGTCGCCGATCGCCTCGCACGTGGTGCCCGCCGCCGAGAAGCCGGCCTACCTCGATCGGGCCTGGCGTCGGCTGCGCGAGGAGGTGTCCGCCGGCCACCAGGCGTACGTGGTGTGTCCGCGGATCGGGGACGGGCCGGCGTCGGAGGATGAGCCGCCACCCGACGACGACAACGGCCGCCGGCCGCCGCTGGCGGTGACCGAGGTGGCCCCGCTGCTGGCCGAGGGCCCGCTGCACGGGCTGAAGATCGGGGTGCTGCACGGTCGCCTGCCGGCCGACGAGAAGGACGCGGTGATGCGCTCCTTCGCGGCCGGTGACCTGGACGTACTGGTGGCGACCACGGTGATCGAGGTCGGCGTGGACGTGCCGAACGCGACCGTGATGATCGTGCTGGACGCCGACCGCTTCGGTGTCTCCCAACTGCACCAGTTGCGGGGCCGGGTCGGCCGGGGTGCCGCCGCCGGGCTCTGTCTGCTGGTCAGCGAGGCGGCCGAGGGCTCGTCGGCGCGGGAGCGGCTGGACGCGGTGGCATCCACGAGTGACGGTTTCAAGCTCGCCGAGCTGGATCTCGAGCAGCGCCGCGAGGGTGACGTGCTGGGTGCCACCCAGTCCGGTCACCGGTCGCACCTGCGGCTGCTCTCGTTGCGGCGGGACGCCGAGCTGATCCGCGACGCCCGCGCCGAGGCGATCACCCTGATCGAGGACGACCCGGAGCTGACCCGCAACCCGGCGCTGGCCGCCTCGGTTGCCGCCCTGGTGGACGAGGACCGCGCGGAGTACCTGGAGAAGGGCTGA